Genomic window (Candidatus Obscuribacterales bacterium):
ACCGCCGAGATAGAACGGAATAGCTAGCCCAAATCAGGGCAGAGGCGATCGCTGCCAGATAGCCCAGGCTGTATTGTGGGTCGATGCGCAAAGCTTGACCATTGCTGATTAGTAAACCAGCTCCCAGGAAGCCGGCGATCGCTCCCACGCCATGGAACCAGCGCAGTGACTCGTTGGGCAGTAGGGCAGACAACAGCACAATCAACAGGGGCCAGAGGTAGGCAATCAGGCTAGCTTCTACGGCCGGTGCGTTGCTGAGGGCGATGAAATAGAACAAGTGGAAGCCAAAGAGGCCTGAAACGCCTACGCCCCACACCGGCAAGGGTAGTCGCAATTGCCGCCAAATCGTGCTGCCCTGCCGCCACCACATGATCAGACCAATCCCAAAGGCAACAGTAAAGGCCATGGCCGTCAGTTGGAACGGGGGCACGGTGCCGCTCAGT
Coding sequences:
- a CDS encoding EamA family transporter, giving the protein MTAHLRSQTLRATGIGFTAIMMWATLALLTKLSGTVPPFQLTAMAFTVAFGIGLIMWWRQGSTIWRQLRLPLPVWGVGVSGLFGFHLFYFIALSNAPAVEASLIAYLWPLLIVLLSALLPNESLRWFHGVGAIAGFLGAGLLISNGQALRIDPQYSLGYLAAIASALIWASYSVLSRRFGSIPTDAVGGFCGVTALLAWICHGLFEATVWPVGSQWLAVFGLGLGPVGLAFFTWDYGVKHGNIKVLGALSYLAPLLSTLLLIACGFALPSWSIAIACLFIIGGAVLAAGDILR